Part of the Bacteroidales bacterium genome is shown below.
CCCAAATCTGTTTCTACAGGATCTATATTATTTTTTTCAAGTTCGTGGTTTAACTCTATTTCTTCAGTAGCCATTGATTTGGATTTGACAATATGTTTTGCTTCGGCTTTTTTGCAAATTTTTAATATTTCTGATATCGCTTCTTTTGCTTCAGACGCCCATATTACTTTTCCCCCGTTACGTGTAAAATTGTACTCAAATTCTTTCAGTTGATTTTCCATATCATTTATGGAACGATGCTTTAAAAAGGATACCCTTTGCCTGGCTACATTTAATTTTTCAAATTGTTCCCTTCCTTTGATAACTGCCGTGTTGTACTTGGATATATTATAATTTATTATTCTCCTGTGATTTTTATCAAAAGCTTTTATTTCAGATTTTTTTATAAAATCTTTTTGTTTTTCGCTCATTTCTATAGAATTATATTTTTAATTTTTTCAATCCTTCTTTGATGCCTGCCACCCTCAAAGCTTTCTTTTAAAAACATTTTGGAAATTTTTTTAGCTTCTTCCACATCAATAAATCTTGCAGGCAGAGATAAAATATTAGCATCATTATGTTTCCTTGCAAAATGCGCTATTTCTTCTGTCCAGCAGATGGCAGCCCTGACATTTATATATTTATTTGCAGTCATAGCCATCCCGTTGCCGCTACCACAGATAATAATACCAAATAAATATTTTCCATCGTTTATATCTTTAGATAAAATGTGTGCAATATCGGGATAATCCATACTTTCACTGGTGTTGGTTCCGTAATCTTTAAGGATATAATTTTCTTTTTCAAGAAAAATTTTTATATTTTCTTTTAAATCAAAACCAGCATGGTCACATCCAATAGCAATTATATTTTTATTAACCCGGGTATTGTTCATAATAAATTGTATTATTTTTTAGTTTTTAAAATAAAATCTATTTTGCTTATTTAACAATGTATTTATATTTTATTTTATGTTTTATATTATCAACATATTTTCTGTTTATAAAACTTTAAATTTGTTGAAAAAATATTTTTTTATTTTTTTGTTTATAAATCCTTATTTTTTGAATATTTTTAAACAATATTTTACTATAAAATTACACTTTTTTTATTAACATTTTCAATTATCAACATTATGTTTATAACTTAAAAAGTTTTTAATAATCAATAAATTACTATTATTTTATTGTTTAAAAGTTTTTAATAATATACTTTAAATAAAAACAAAAATTTTTTTAATATATTTTTTATAACCATACTAACAAAACTATTTAATAATGATATTCTTTAAAAAATTTTATTATTATTATTAATTAAAAAAAATATAAAAATAAAACATTGTAATATTGTACAAAAAAAATAAAAAATGAACTTAGAAGAAAAAATATTACAACTGAAAAAGCAAAAAAACGCAGTAATATTAGCTCATTTTTATCAGATATCCAAAATTCAGGATATTGCTGATTTCGTTGAAGACAGCTTGGGCTTATCACAAAAGGCTGCAAAAACAAAAGCTGACATCATTGTTTTTGCTGGAGTAAGATTTATGGCAGAAACAGCAAAAATATTAAATCCAAAAAAGAAAGTTATTATTCCTGACATAAATGCTGGATGCTCATTAGAAGAATCTTGCAAATTTTCAGATTTGTTAAAATTTAGAAAAGAAAACCCGGAATATAAAATCATAACCTATATCAACTCATCAGCTGAAGTAAAAACCATTTCAGATATAATATGCACATCGGGAAATGCGGAAAAAATAGTAAATTCATTTGATAAAAATGAAAAAATAATGTTTGTTCCCGATAAAAACCTTGGTAGATATATAAATAATAAAACAGGAAGAAACATGTTGCTATGGAACGGTACCTGTAAAATACATGATTTGTTAAAAGCAGAAAATGTATTAAAGCTAAAACAGCAACATAGTGAAGCAAAAATAATTGCACACCCGGAATGCAATGCGGCTATTTTGAAAATAGCAGATTTTGTAGGCTCCACAGCAGCTATGCTAAAATACATACAGGAAGATGATAATGAGAGTTACATTGTGGCAACAGAATCGGGTATTATTCATCAAATGAAAAAAAAATGCAAAGAAAAAAAATTCATTCATGTTGCTCTTGATAATACCTGTAGTTGCAATGATTGCGAATACATGAAATTAAATACTCTTGAAAAATTGTATCTTTCTTTGAAAGAAGAAAAACACGAAATAGAACTTGATAAAAAGATTATTTCACAAGCAAAGAAACCCATTAAAAAAATGCTTGAAATATCATAAAAAGTATGTTAAAATACTGCACTATATTTTTACTTCTTTTTTCAAATTGTCTTTTTGCTCAGGACAGTATAAATAATAATGGTTATAATAAGTTTTTTTATAAAAACGGAAGTATAAAAAGTCAAGGACTAATTATACAAGGTAAACCAGAGGGGTACTGGAAAAATTATTATGAAAACGGCATTCTTAAATCAGAAGGAAACAGAAAAAATTTTGAAATAGACAGCATATGGATATTTTATAATGAAAAAGGGGACACCCTTGTTAAAATCAATTACAGTCAGGGAAAAAAAAATGGAATAAGAACAACATATACGGGAGACGAAATCATTGAAGAAAACTTTGAAAACGATATAAAAAAGGGGTTTTCATATAAATATTATCCCGGAAGAAATTTAAAATATAAAGTGAACTATATAGATGGGAGAGAAGAGGGTACTGCTTTTGAGTACTCAACAGATGGAAACATTATAACGATAATTGAGTATAGAAAGGGTTATGTAATAAACAGCGAAAACATAAATCGTTATCGGGAAGGGTTGAAACATGGTGTATGGAAGGAGTTTTATGAAAATGGACAGGTTAAAACCGAACAAAATTACAGTTATGGGAAAAAAGACGGATTTTATAAAGAATTTGACACAAAAGGGAATTTAATCAAGATAGTAAAATTTAAAGATGATTACGAAATACCGGATGCACCGGAGCTTTTAAAATATGATATTAAAACAGAATATTACAGAAACGGAAAGGTAAAAATTGTTCAAAGTTTTAAAGATGACATTCCGGAAGGAATAAGAAGAGAATACTCTCAGGAAGGAGAAATTACAAAATCTTATATTTTTAAAAATGGTGTTGTTATAGGTATGGGTATTGTTGATGAATCGGGCTATAAACAAGGTCCGTGGAAGGAATATTTTGACAACGGCCAGGTTGAAGGAGAAGGAATTTATGCCAACAGCCTGAAACAGGGGCAATGGAATTAT
Proteins encoded:
- the rpiB gene encoding ribose 5-phosphate isomerase B, producing the protein MNNTRVNKNIIAIGCDHAGFDLKENIKIFLEKENYILKDYGTNTSESMDYPDIAHILSKDINDGKYLFGIIICGSGNGMAMTANKYINVRAAICWTEEIAHFARKHNDANILSLPARFIDVEEAKKISKMFLKESFEGGRHQRRIEKIKNIIL
- the nadA gene encoding quinolinate synthase NadA, with protein sequence MNLEEKILQLKKQKNAVILAHFYQISKIQDIADFVEDSLGLSQKAAKTKADIIVFAGVRFMAETAKILNPKKKVIIPDINAGCSLEESCKFSDLLKFRKENPEYKIITYINSSAEVKTISDIICTSGNAEKIVNSFDKNEKIMFVPDKNLGRYINNKTGRNMLLWNGTCKIHDLLKAENVLKLKQQHSEAKIIAHPECNAAILKIADFVGSTAAMLKYIQEDDNESYIVATESGIIHQMKKKCKEKKFIHVALDNTCSCNDCEYMKLNTLEKLYLSLKEEKHEIELDKKIISQAKKPIKKMLEIS